From a region of the Helianthus annuus cultivar XRQ/B chromosome 5, HanXRQr2.0-SUNRISE, whole genome shotgun sequence genome:
- the LOC110939739 gene encoding U-box domain-containing protein 8: protein MSTTTTTIFPDDFKCPISLEIMSDPVILSSGHTFDRSSIQRWLDKGHRTCPITKLPLSDNPSLIPNHALRSLISNYTASNFPKSLQNRQDSETLISNLTSKKSSPEVKLVSIEQLCVVSKRDFELRKRLTESGAVAAVLNCVGMKDFVQLVEKALKLLLNLSLDDDNKVGLVAEGAISNVVDVLCNGESADCRATAATVLTSLAVVEVNKATIGAYPFAIRGLIGLLREGGGRERKEAATALYALCSFPDNRRRAVECGAVEILVNSLSSGLERAVEVLGLLAKCKRGREEMTRFNGLVKILIHVMSSGTSRGVQYALLTLNSLCSSSETVCMEALKEGVFEMCLRFLEDDNEKVRRNASSLIKVFGGAGRNP, encoded by the coding sequence atgtccaccaccaccaccaccatctttcCCGACGACTTCAAATGCCCTATTTCCCTCGAAATCATGTCCGACCCCGTCATCCTCTCCTCCGGCCACACCTTCGACCGCTCCTCCATCCAACGCTGGCTCGACAAAGGCCACCGTACTTGCCCAATTACCAAACTACCCCTCTCCGACAACCCCTCTTTAATCCCCAACCACGCCCTTCGCAGCCTTATCTCCAATTACACCGCTTCCAATTTCCCCAAATCCCTTCAAAATCGTCAAGACtccgaaaccctaatttcaaaccTGACTTCCAAAAAGTCTTCGCCGGAGGTCAAACTGGTCTCAATCGAGCAGCTTTGTGTTGTTTCAAAGCGGGATTTTGAGCTCCGTAAGCGGTTGACGGAGTCTGGAGCTGTGGCGGCTGTGTTGAACTGTGTGGGGATGAAGGATTTTGTTCAGTTGGTTGAGAAAGCTTTGAAATTGTTGTTGAATTTGAGTTTGGATGATGATAATAAGGTGGGTTTGGTGGCTGAAGGTGCGATTAGTAATGTGGTTGATGTGTTATGTAATGGGGAGTCTGCGGATTGTCGGGCGACTGCCGCGACGGTGTTGACGAGTCTTGCGGTTGTGGAGGTTAACAAAGCGACAATCGGGGCGTACCCGTTTGCGATTAGAGGGTTAATTGGGCTTTTGAGAGAAGGGGGTGGGAGGGAGAGGAAGGAAGCGGCTACTGCGCTTTACGCGCTTTGTTCGTTTCCGGATAACCGTAGGCGCGCGGTGGAGTGCGGGGCGGTGGAGATTTTGGTGAATTCGTTGAGTTCGGGGCTTGAACGGGCGGTTGAAGTATTGGGCTTATTAGCTAAATGTAAAAGAGGGAGGGAAGAGATGACAAGGTTCAATGGGTTGGTGAAGATTTTGATTCATGTGATGAGTAGTGGAACTTCAAGGGGGGTGCAGTATGCGCTTTTGACGTTGAATTCGCTTTGTTCGAGTAGTGAAACGGTTTGTATGGAGGCGTTGAAGGAAGGCgtgtttgaaatgtgtttgaGGTTTTTGGAAGATGATAACGAAAAGGTTAGAAGGAATGCGTCGAGTTTGATCAAGGTTTTCGGTGGTGCAGGGCGCAATCCATAG